The Lasioglossum baleicum chromosome 12, iyLasBale1, whole genome shotgun sequence genome includes a region encoding these proteins:
- the Atg4b gene encoding autophagy-related 4b isoform X1 — MLSKIYLLGMNGQVQPSRERLGGLANSTVGLFSGMITTDRVPNIQLDITNNGVSMDDCNVATEVDSKVKTKLMSMWNNVKYGWTIKMVKPNFSKESPVFLLGKIYRKKPDEFLEKASEAEKTLDTGSEISLAIDAISFEDGIEEFKKDFASRLWLTYRREFPILNGSTFTTDCGWGCMLRSGQMMLAQALVCHFLGREWRWQPDQPIKTEQQQLDEYHHRLIIKSFGDLPERISPFSIHALVSLGALWGKRAGDWYGPSSVAHLLCRAVEHAAEHHPVFSNLAVYVAQDCAVYLEDVESVCQTADDKWKSLILFVPLRLGADKLNPIYASCLTHLLTLETCIGVIGGRPRHSLYFIGFQEDKLINLDPHYCQETVDVLKDNFPLTSFHCTSPRKMLISKMDPSCCVGFYFHTKVQFTSFMEVAPSYLVPEDEKVDYPMFLFCEGSGRNLHQKIEIAENIPSGTSFTGNESYDDDLDECEEFMLLQ; from the exons ATGCTATCCAAGATCTACTTACTGGGCATGAATGGACAGGTGCAACCCTCCAGGGAGAGGTTAG GTGGTTTGGCCAACAGCACAGTTGGATTGTTTTCTGGAATGATCACTACAGACCGTGTCCCGAACATACAGCTTGATATCACAAACAATGGAGTATCCATGGATGATTGCAACGTTGCAACGGAGGTCGATAGTAAAGTCAAAACAAAGCTCATGTCTATGTGGAATAACGTCAAATATG GCTGGACCATCAAGATGGTGAAACCAAACTTTTCCAAAGAATCTCCAGTATTTCTCTTAGGGAAGATCTACCGTAAGAAACCCGATGAGTTTCTGGAAAAAGCTTCAGAGGCTGAGAAAACGCTGGACACTGGAAGCGAGATATCCCTGGCGATAGATGCTATCAGTTTCGAGGACGGTATAGAGGAATTCAAGAAGGACTTCGCGTCCAGACTTTGGTTGACGTACAGAAGAGAATTCCCGATTCTGAATGGATCCACATTCACCACCGACTGTGGCTGGGGTTGTATGCTGCGTAGCGGCCAGATGATGTTGGCACAGGCGCTGGTCTGCCATTTTCTTGGAAGAG AATGGCGGTGGCAGCCAGACCAGCCAATCAAAACAGAGCAACAACAGTTGGACGAGTATCATCACAGACTGATTATTAAGTCGTTCGGAGACCTACCTGAACGTATATCTCCGTTCTCGATACACGCGCTTGTATCGTTGGGCGCGCTCTGGGGAAAACGCGCTGGCGACTGGTACGGGCCATCCTCTGTCGCGCACCTGTTGTGCAGGGCAGTGGAACACGCGGCGGAACACCATCCAGTATTTAGTAATTTGGCTGTTTACGTTGCTCAAGACTGTGCAG TTTATCTCGAAGACGTGGAGAGCGTATGTCAAACGGCCGACGACAAATGGAAATCTCTCATACTCTTTGTACCTTTAAGACTCGGTGCTGACAAATTGAATCCTATCTACGCGTCTTGCTTGACACATCTACTCACATTAGAAACTTGCATCGGAGTGATCGGTGGACGGCCGAGGCACTCGCTCTACTTCATCGGTTTCCAGGAGGACAAATTGATCAACCTGGACCCGCACTATTGTCAAGAGACCGTTGACGTATTAAAGGATAACTTCCCACTGACGAGCTTTCACTGCACCTCGCCAAGGAAGATGCTGATTTCGAAGATGGATCCCAGCTGTTGCGTGGGATTCTATTTTCACACTAAAGTACAGTTTACGAGTTTTATGGAAGTCGCGCCCTCC TATTTGGTGCCCGAGGACGAGAAAGTCGACTACCCGATGTTCTTGTTCTGCGAAGGAAGCGGAAGGAATCTCCATCAGAAAATCGAGATCGCCGAGAACATCCCGTCCGGTACCTCTTTCACTGGTAATGAGTCGTACGACGATGACCTCGACGAATGCGAAGAATTCATGTTGCTTCAGTGA
- the Ak3 gene encoding adenylate kinase 3 gives MVALSTWCFKAAAFRAVILGAPASGKGTMSSRIVKHFKVAHISSGDKLRLHMASGTELGKQVSSFVLSGKYVPDDVMISMINKEITAVGDQNWLLDGFPRTLQQAEKLQKSDPVNLVLYLDVPVSEILKRVENRWVHLPSGRVYNIGFNSPKMPGKDDVTGEPLSKRDDDKVEIVQKRLENYARENNPVLAFYEGVGILKRFRGCSTDELWPQVKDTITKFLS, from the exons ATGGTAGCGCTATCCACGTGGTGTTTCAAGGCTGCGGCCTTCAGGGCCGTGATACTGGGCGCCCCAGCGTCCGGTAAAGGAACGATGTCGTCCAGAATTGTTAAACATTTTAAAGTGGCTCACATATCCAGCGGCGACAAGCTGCGACTTCACATGGCCAGTGGCACCG AATTGGGTAAGCAGGTGTCGAGTTTCGTGTTATCCGGCAAATATGTGCCGGACGACGTGATGATCTCGATGATAAACAAGGAAATCACGGCGGTGGGCGACCAAAACTGGTTGTTGGACG GATTCCCGAGAACGTTGCAGCAGGCGGAAAAGCTGCAGAAATCCGACCCCGTGAACCTGGTACTCTATCTGGACGTGCCGGTCTCCGAGATCCTGAAACGCGTGGAGAACAGGTGGGTTCATCTACCCAGCGGCAGAGTCTACAACATCGGATTCAACAGCCCCAAAATGCCG GGCAAGGATGACGTAACCGGAGAGCCCCTGAGCAAAAGGGATGACGACAAAGTGGAGATTGTACAGAAAAGATTAGAAAACTATGCGAGGGAGAACAACCCAGTTCTAGCTTTCTACGAAGGTGTTGGGATTTTGAAACGTTTTCGTGGTTGCAGTACAGACGAGCTATGGCCGCAAGTTAAGGACACTATCACGAAGTTTTTATCCTAG
- the Atg4b gene encoding autophagy-related 4b isoform X2, which yields MITTDRVPNIQLDITNNGVSMDDCNVATEVDSKVKTKLMSMWNNVKYGWTIKMVKPNFSKESPVFLLGKIYRKKPDEFLEKASEAEKTLDTGSEISLAIDAISFEDGIEEFKKDFASRLWLTYRREFPILNGSTFTTDCGWGCMLRSGQMMLAQALVCHFLGREWRWQPDQPIKTEQQQLDEYHHRLIIKSFGDLPERISPFSIHALVSLGALWGKRAGDWYGPSSVAHLLCRAVEHAAEHHPVFSNLAVYVAQDCAVYLEDVESVCQTADDKWKSLILFVPLRLGADKLNPIYASCLTHLLTLETCIGVIGGRPRHSLYFIGFQEDKLINLDPHYCQETVDVLKDNFPLTSFHCTSPRKMLISKMDPSCCVGFYFHTKVQFTSFMEVAPSYLVPEDEKVDYPMFLFCEGSGRNLHQKIEIAENIPSGTSFTGNESYDDDLDECEEFMLLQ from the exons ATGATCACTACAGACCGTGTCCCGAACATACAGCTTGATATCACAAACAATGGAGTATCCATGGATGATTGCAACGTTGCAACGGAGGTCGATAGTAAAGTCAAAACAAAGCTCATGTCTATGTGGAATAACGTCAAATATG GCTGGACCATCAAGATGGTGAAACCAAACTTTTCCAAAGAATCTCCAGTATTTCTCTTAGGGAAGATCTACCGTAAGAAACCCGATGAGTTTCTGGAAAAAGCTTCAGAGGCTGAGAAAACGCTGGACACTGGAAGCGAGATATCCCTGGCGATAGATGCTATCAGTTTCGAGGACGGTATAGAGGAATTCAAGAAGGACTTCGCGTCCAGACTTTGGTTGACGTACAGAAGAGAATTCCCGATTCTGAATGGATCCACATTCACCACCGACTGTGGCTGGGGTTGTATGCTGCGTAGCGGCCAGATGATGTTGGCACAGGCGCTGGTCTGCCATTTTCTTGGAAGAG AATGGCGGTGGCAGCCAGACCAGCCAATCAAAACAGAGCAACAACAGTTGGACGAGTATCATCACAGACTGATTATTAAGTCGTTCGGAGACCTACCTGAACGTATATCTCCGTTCTCGATACACGCGCTTGTATCGTTGGGCGCGCTCTGGGGAAAACGCGCTGGCGACTGGTACGGGCCATCCTCTGTCGCGCACCTGTTGTGCAGGGCAGTGGAACACGCGGCGGAACACCATCCAGTATTTAGTAATTTGGCTGTTTACGTTGCTCAAGACTGTGCAG TTTATCTCGAAGACGTGGAGAGCGTATGTCAAACGGCCGACGACAAATGGAAATCTCTCATACTCTTTGTACCTTTAAGACTCGGTGCTGACAAATTGAATCCTATCTACGCGTCTTGCTTGACACATCTACTCACATTAGAAACTTGCATCGGAGTGATCGGTGGACGGCCGAGGCACTCGCTCTACTTCATCGGTTTCCAGGAGGACAAATTGATCAACCTGGACCCGCACTATTGTCAAGAGACCGTTGACGTATTAAAGGATAACTTCCCACTGACGAGCTTTCACTGCACCTCGCCAAGGAAGATGCTGATTTCGAAGATGGATCCCAGCTGTTGCGTGGGATTCTATTTTCACACTAAAGTACAGTTTACGAGTTTTATGGAAGTCGCGCCCTCC TATTTGGTGCCCGAGGACGAGAAAGTCGACTACCCGATGTTCTTGTTCTGCGAAGGAAGCGGAAGGAATCTCCATCAGAAAATCGAGATCGCCGAGAACATCCCGTCCGGTACCTCTTTCACTGGTAATGAGTCGTACGACGATGACCTCGACGAATGCGAAGAATTCATGTTGCTTCAGTGA